The genomic region GGACCACGTGGGCGAGGAGACCTCGAGGATCGTGCTCTCGACGATCCACTCGGCCAAGGGGCTCGAGTTCTCCCACGTGCTCATGTGCGGCTACCTCGACGACCGGCCGCCCGCAGATCGCGTGTTGAGCCGCCGCTTGATCTACGTCGGGATGACCCGCGCCACGCACGAGCTCGTGCTCACCGCCAGCGGGAACCACGAGTTCATCGCCGACCTGGAGACATAGCCACGTATCGGGAGCGCCGCAGCCGCAGGTTCAACCGGGTGGGTGGTGGTTGCGGGACCGCCGTGGTGGCCGGAGTGGCAGGTGTGGCCGTTGTTGAGGATGAGGTTCCACGGATGTAATTACGCTCTTGTGCTTCGGGACCACCGCCTGGTTTCATGGGAGCGATCCCGTTCCGAAAGCGAGGTGGCCCATGGGCGTCAACAACCGGGAGCGTCGGCGGGCCAAGAAGCACAAGCGCCAGCGAGCAGAGGCCGCCCGCGGCGTCCCCGGGCGCGAGGCGCCCCGTCGCTCCGGGCCCGGCGACGGTTCCCGCTCGGCGGGCTTCGACGAGCGCATGGTGCGCGAGGCGGTGCTGGCGACGGCCGAGGCCTACCGCTTCGAGTCGCAGGAGGCGTTCGCGTCGGGGCTGGAGGCGCTGGCCGTCGCCGAGGCCTTCGTCGGCCGCACCGCGGTCGACGGCGCCGTGCAGTGGTGGATGGAGCGGGCCCTCGACCGGGCCTGGAACTCCGGTTGGCAGCCGGCCGACGTGGTCCGCATCGTGCGGCGCAGGCTCGGCGTCCCCCACGCCGGCGCGGTCGCCGGTGCCGTCGCCGCCAGCGCCGCCCGCCGCCCCGAGGCGGCGGCCGACGAGCGGTGGGCGGCCCAGGCCGCCGCCATCGCCGCCGACGCCGGCTCGGCGCCGCCTCGCCGCCCGTGGCCCGAGCACCTGGGCCTCGCCGTGCAGGCCCTCTCGCTCGTGCTCCACCTGCCGCCCCTGCCCCGTCTGGCGCCGTCGCCCGCCAACGGGCGCGCCGGCGGCCGCTCGGGGGCGGTGCTCGAACGGGTCCGGGCCCTCCTCGCCAAGGCCGAGTCCACCACGTTCGCCGAGGAGGCCGAGGCCCTCACGGCCAAGGCCCAGGAGCTCATGGCCCGCCACGCCATCGACGAGGCCATGCTCGACGCGGCCGGTGGCGGGGCGCCGTCGGCCGTCGCCGGGCGGCGCATCGGGGTCGAGGACCCCTACGCGGCGGCGAAGTCGGTGCTCCTGGACCGCGTCGCCACCGCCAACCGCTGCCGCTCCGTGTGGAGCGGGGACATGGGCTTCTCCACCGTGTTCGGCACACCGGGCGACCTCGACATCGTCGAGGTCCTCTTCACCTCCCTGCTCGTCCAGGGCACCGACGCCATGGTGGGGGCGGGCCGCTCGGTCGACCGCTCGGGGCGCTCCCGCACCCGCTCGTTCCGCCAGTCGTTCCTCCTGGCCTACGCCATGCGCATCGGCGAGCGGCTGGCGGCGACCACCGAGGAAGCGGTGGCTGAGGCGGTCGGGCGCCACGGCGACGCCCTGCTGCCGGTGCTGGCCGGCCGGGCCGGCGCGGTCGACGACGCCGTGGCCGAGGTCTTCCCGGACATGGTGAGCCGCGGCCTCGCGATCACCAATGGGGCCGGGTGGGTGGCGGGGCGGACCGCCGCCGACCTGGCCACGCTGGCGGTGGGCGACGAGCTGGCAGCCGGCTGACCGGCCGATGGGCCGTGCCGGAGGCCCTGGCCCGCCGGCGCCCGTTCATGGGAAAAGGCACGCGATTCCCCTCAAGGACGCGGGCGAGACGGCCGATGAACCCTGGTGCAATCTGGTCCGAGTGGGGCGAAGCACGCTCGTGGAACGGCGACGGCGCTGGCGTCGTTGCTCGCACCCGAGGCGGTGGACGCACACGCCATCGGCTTCTCCACCGACGACGCGCTGCGCGCCATCCGCACCCATCTCGGCATGGACGTCGCCTTCGTCTCCGAGTTCACCGGGGGCCGGCGGGTCTTCCGCCGGGTCGACGCCGCACCGGGCCGTTGCCCGGTGCGCGAGGGTGAAGCGGGCCCCCTGGAGGACAGCTACTGCCAGCGGGTGGTGGACGGGCGCCTCCCCGAGCTGATCCACGACGCCGCCGAGGTCCCGGCCGCGGCCGAGCTGCCCGTGACGTCAGCCCTTCCCGTCGGCGCCCACCTCAGCGTGCCGATCCGCCTGGCCGACGGGCGCGTGTACGGGACGTTCTGCTGCTTCAGCGCCCAGCCCGACCACACCCTCACCGACCGCGACCTGGCGATGATGCGCATCTTCGCCGACCTCACCGGGGCCCACATCGACCGCACGCTCCAGGAGGAGCGCCGGACGGACGAGGCGGAGGCCCGGATACGCGGCGTGCTCGGCGGTGACGGGATGTCGATGGTGTTCCAGCCCATCGTCGACATCGACCGAGGGCGGGTCGTGGGCTTCGAGGCCCTCGCCCGGTTCGACGGCGAACCGTCACGGGGCCCCGACGCCTGGTTCGCCGAGGCGGCGGCCGTGGGGCTCGGGGTCGACCTCGAGCTCGCCGCCGTCGAGCTGGCCCTGCGTGCGCTTGGCGAGCTCCCCGACGACGTGTACGTGGGCGTGAACGTCTCACCGGCGACGGTCCTGTCGGGACGGCTGTGTGCCGTCCTGGCCGGCGTCCCGCAGCGCCGGGTCGTGCTCGAGCTCACCGAGCACGACGCCATCGAGGCCTACGACGAGCTCGTCGTCGAGCTGGGCCGCCTCAACAGCCGCGGCGTCCGCACGGCGGTCGACGACGCGGGCGCCGGGTACGCCACCTTCCGCCACATCCTCCGCCT from Acidimicrobiales bacterium harbors:
- a CDS encoding 3'-5' exonuclease, which gives rise to MLLIADRCRALLDAGVAPSSIAVLYGARAAGGFEWTRPLLAALRSRRVPVYWVTDPDHDENRDHVGEETSRIVLSTIHSAKGLEFSHVLMCGYLDDRPPADRVLSRRLIYVGMTRATHELVLTASGNHEFIADLET
- a CDS encoding DUF2786 domain-containing protein, whose protein sequence is MGVNNRERRRAKKHKRQRAEAARGVPGREAPRRSGPGDGSRSAGFDERMVREAVLATAEAYRFESQEAFASGLEALAVAEAFVGRTAVDGAVQWWMERALDRAWNSGWQPADVVRIVRRRLGVPHAGAVAGAVAASAARRPEAAADERWAAQAAAIAADAGSAPPRRPWPEHLGLAVQALSLVLHLPPLPRLAPSPANGRAGGRSGAVLERVRALLAKAESTTFAEEAEALTAKAQELMARHAIDEAMLDAAGGGAPSAVAGRRIGVEDPYAAAKSVLLDRVATANRCRSVWSGDMGFSTVFGTPGDLDIVEVLFTSLLVQGTDAMVGAGRSVDRSGRSRTRSFRQSFLLAYAMRIGERLAATTEEAVAEAVGRHGDALLPVLAGRAGAVDDAVAEVFPDMVSRGLAITNGAGWVAGRTAADLATLAVGDELAAG
- a CDS encoding EAL domain-containing protein produces the protein MDAHAIGFSTDDALRAIRTHLGMDVAFVSEFTGGRRVFRRVDAAPGRCPVREGEAGPLEDSYCQRVVDGRLPELIHDAAEVPAAAELPVTSALPVGAHLSVPIRLADGRVYGTFCCFSAQPDHTLTDRDLAMMRIFADLTGAHIDRTLQEERRTDEAEARIRGVLGGDGMSMVFQPIVDIDRGRVVGFEALARFDGEPSRGPDAWFAEAAAVGLGVDLELAAVELALRALGELPDDVYVGVNVSPATVLSGRLCAVLAGVPQRRVVLELTEHDAIEAYDELVVELGRLNSRGVRTAVDDAGAGYATFRHILRLRPDVIKLDMALTRDVDTDANRRALASALIAFGRETGSAIVAEGVETAGELRTLRALGVTTAQGYHLGRPSTLPALHDVQAATRS